One Capsicum annuum cultivar UCD-10X-F1 chromosome 2, UCD10Xv1.1, whole genome shotgun sequence genomic window carries:
- the LOC107861399 gene encoding LOB domain-containing protein 36 isoform X2, producing MSSSSSPCAACKFLRRKCTQECVFAPYFPPDQPQKFANVHKVFGASNVAKLLNELNAAQREDAVNSLAYEAEYRLRDPVYGCVGLISLLQHKLKQVQDDLLAAKKELTNYIGPSAMLPINLQPPGFIPQHHMNVPSSSTMMPFNMNPILGMPTGVPQGGQLMIRDPQQQQQQIIEAQQFAAALAAREQREQQEMLGNYEQQQQQQQEQHPSQQHDILRFHSGLDSTSSVTATGFHQMSSPISPSLVLVGTPENPHNLFPPTGQHGHSYPSYQERQLQSQLLLQQQQPPPQQPETPRQQQRAKSQEEARSTGPSC from the coding sequence ATGTCATCGTCAAGTTCTCCATGCGCAGCTTGCAAATTCTTACGCAGAAAATGCACCCAGGAGTGTGTCTTCGCACCTTATTTTCCGCCTGATCAGCCCCAAAAGTTCGCCAATGTCCACAAAGTGTTCGGTGCGAGCAATGTGGCTAAACTCCTCAACGAACTGAATGCTGCTCAAAGGGAAGATGCTGTGAATTCCCTTGCTTATGAGGCTGAGTATCGCCTTCGAGACCCAGTCTATGGGTGTGTTGGGCTTATTTCATTACTTCAACATAAGCTGAAGCAAGTTCAGGATGATTTGTTGGCTGCTAAAAAGGAACTGACTAACTACATTGGTCCATCAGCAATGCTACCGATTAATCTTCAGCCTCCAGGGTTTATTCCACAGCATCATATGAATGTTCCCTCTTCTAGTACCATGATGCCTTTCAATATGAACCCAATTTTAGGAATGCCAACAGGAGTCCCACAAGGTGGTCAATTGATGATTCGCGACCCTCAGCAACAGCAGCAGCAGATAATTGAAGCTCAACAATTTGCAGCAGCATTGGCTGCAAGGGAACAAAGGGAGCAACAGGAGATGCTCGGGAACTAtgagcagcaacaacaacaacaacaagaacagcATCCTTCTCAGCAACATGATATTTTAAGGTTTCACAGTGGGTTGGACTCTACGAGCTCGGTTACAGCTACTGGATTTCATCAAATGAGTTCACCCATATCTCCTTCGTTGGTTTTGGTTGGAACCCCTGAAAATCCTCATAATCTGTTTCCCCCGACTGGCCAACATGGGCATTCTTATCCTAGTTACCAAGAAAGGCAACTTCAGTCTCAGCTATTGCTACAGCAGCAGCAACCGCCACCGCAGCAACCAGAGACTCCGAGGCAACAACAAAGAGCCAAAAGCCAAGAGGAGGCAAGGAGCACTGGGCCTTCATGTTGA
- the LOC107861399 gene encoding LOB domain-containing protein 36 isoform X1, with product MFVNRRMSSSSSPCAACKFLRRKCTQECVFAPYFPPDQPQKFANVHKVFGASNVAKLLNELNAAQREDAVNSLAYEAEYRLRDPVYGCVGLISLLQHKLKQVQDDLLAAKKELTNYIGPSAMLPINLQPPGFIPQHHMNVPSSSTMMPFNMNPILGMPTGVPQGGQLMIRDPQQQQQQIIEAQQFAAALAAREQREQQEMLGNYEQQQQQQQEQHPSQQHDILRFHSGLDSTSSVTATGFHQMSSPISPSLVLVGTPENPHNLFPPTGQHGHSYPSYQERQLQSQLLLQQQQPPPQQPETPRQQQRAKSQEEARSTGPSC from the exons ATGTTTGT gAATAGAAGGATGTCATCGTCAAGTTCTCCATGCGCAGCTTGCAAATTCTTACGCAGAAAATGCACCCAGGAGTGTGTCTTCGCACCTTATTTTCCGCCTGATCAGCCCCAAAAGTTCGCCAATGTCCACAAAGTGTTCGGTGCGAGCAATGTGGCTAAACTCCTCAACGAACTGAATGCTGCTCAAAGGGAAGATGCTGTGAATTCCCTTGCTTATGAGGCTGAGTATCGCCTTCGAGACCCAGTCTATGGGTGTGTTGGGCTTATTTCATTACTTCAACATAAGCTGAAGCAAGTTCAGGATGATTTGTTGGCTGCTAAAAAGGAACTGACTAACTACATTGGTCCATCAGCAATGCTACCGATTAATCTTCAGCCTCCAGGGTTTATTCCACAGCATCATATGAATGTTCCCTCTTCTAGTACCATGATGCCTTTCAATATGAACCCAATTTTAGGAATGCCAACAGGAGTCCCACAAGGTGGTCAATTGATGATTCGCGACCCTCAGCAACAGCAGCAGCAGATAATTGAAGCTCAACAATTTGCAGCAGCATTGGCTGCAAGGGAACAAAGGGAGCAACAGGAGATGCTCGGGAACTAtgagcagcaacaacaacaacaacaagaacagcATCCTTCTCAGCAACATGATATTTTAAGGTTTCACAGTGGGTTGGACTCTACGAGCTCGGTTACAGCTACTGGATTTCATCAAATGAGTTCACCCATATCTCCTTCGTTGGTTTTGGTTGGAACCCCTGAAAATCCTCATAATCTGTTTCCCCCGACTGGCCAACATGGGCATTCTTATCCTAGTTACCAAGAAAGGCAACTTCAGTCTCAGCTATTGCTACAGCAGCAGCAACCGCCACCGCAGCAACCAGAGACTCCGAGGCAACAACAAAGAGCCAAAAGCCAAGAGGAGGCAAGGAGCACTGGGCCTTCATGTTGA